From the genome of Candidatus Nitrosocosmicus oleophilus, one region includes:
- a CDS encoding patatin-like phospholipase family protein, translated as MNTSTHFQRALIFQGGGSLGAYEAGVYKATYELLSERDIKLGRQGMPIFHIVAGTSIGAMNAAVLVSYVKENKSWKGSADRLIEFWEHMSTESFMDSIPSFNAWWNYWHYFNKDLASSESARRYYDTKQFMFRGVPNVFSLSKTLEDRRFLDPINTQYLYSNEPLKRSLEKFAKFPVATSYQNNEPRLLLVSVDVQEGSTVVFDSYEKEDGTRKTEYGRYGPEYARGPNYQEGFEYIINHNDGIEVDFVLASGSVPVNYEYTKLKVEDTNGSNRTKSGNEKQEEEEEDGNKINTAKQVRYFWDGGIIANTPLREAVIEHRRYWDLVRKSEVPPLRVFIVNVHPIRQDSLPADHDALVDRKNDLTYHDRTLFDERMALMMTDYVKIANSLIKLAEDNNVKRSLIEGILKKQADTRNFSTGKHLKYADLIEHMVSVEQVIRIERKNDKHTISNKTFDFSNTTVKNLIQDGYEETLEQEANILQVWDSEHPR; from the coding sequence TTGAATACATCTACTCACTTTCAAAGGGCATTGATATTCCAAGGAGGAGGTTCATTAGGAGCTTATGAGGCTGGCGTTTACAAGGCCACTTATGAGTTGCTATCTGAAAGGGATATAAAACTGGGTAGGCAAGGAATGCCGATTTTTCATATTGTGGCTGGGACTTCAATAGGCGCAATGAATGCGGCCGTCTTAGTCAGTTATGTGAAAGAAAACAAGAGCTGGAAGGGATCTGCTGATAGACTGATTGAGTTCTGGGAGCATATGTCAACAGAATCTTTTATGGATTCAATTCCAAGTTTTAATGCATGGTGGAATTATTGGCACTATTTTAATAAAGACTTGGCGTCAAGCGAATCAGCAAGAAGATACTATGACACAAAGCAGTTCATGTTTAGAGGAGTACCAAATGTATTTAGCCTTTCTAAAACATTAGAAGATAGGAGGTTTTTGGATCCTATTAATACACAGTACCTCTATAGTAATGAACCATTAAAAAGGAGCCTCGAGAAATTTGCAAAGTTTCCAGTAGCAACAAGTTACCAGAATAATGAACCCAGGCTACTCCTGGTGAGCGTCGACGTCCAGGAGGGAAGCACGGTAGTATTTGACAGCTACGAAAAGGAGGATGGTACTCGGAAAACTGAATATGGTCGGTACGGTCCCGAATACGCTAGAGGACCTAATTATCAAGAAGGATTTGAGTACATTATTAATCATAATGATGGGATAGAAGTTGACTTTGTTCTTGCAAGTGGTTCAGTACCTGTTAACTACGAATATACGAAGTTAAAAGTCGAAGATACTAATGGTAGTAATCGAACTAAAAGCGGTAATGAAAAACAAGAAGAAGAAGAAGAAGATGGAAATAAGATAAATACTGCTAAGCAAGTCCGCTATTTCTGGGATGGTGGCATCATAGCAAATACACCTCTTAGGGAGGCCGTAATAGAACACCGCAGGTATTGGGATTTAGTAAGAAAATCTGAAGTGCCTCCACTCCGCGTTTTCATAGTAAACGTACATCCAATTAGACAAGATTCTCTGCCTGCAGATCATGATGCACTTGTGGATAGGAAAAATGACTTGACTTATCACGATAGGACATTATTTGATGAAAGGATGGCTTTAATGATGACTGATTACGTTAAAATCGCGAATAGTCTCATCAAGCTTGCCGAAGATAACAATGTTAAAAGGTCTCTAATAGAGGGCATCCTAAAGAAGCAAGCCGATACGAGAAACTTTAGCACTGGGAAGCACTTAAAATATGCCGATCTGATTGAACATATGGTATCGGTAGAACAGGTAATTAGAATAGAACGAAAAAATGACAAGCACACAATATCAAATAAAACTTTTGATTTCTCAAACACTACAGTAAAAAATCTAATACAAGATGGCTATGAAGAAACACTCGAACAGGAAGCCAATATACTTCAGGTATGGGACTCGGAGCACCCAAGATAA
- a CDS encoding mechanosensitive ion channel family protein: MSESDRTGNSRIVNNAKRSVMKRLVVLGAILAVTLSLSIWLLPVEYLIYFQSLQVGIAGYLVIEIIANTAFRLVITAQQSDQTANSLRSLIRILGGIVVAAIVLSFLSQNAAVAASIGTLSALVIGFASQNLLGNMIADMYLSLTRPFKIDDVITVFGNSGKVLDIGLLNCELLMSNGDIMRAPSSSLLTSPVIIRSKNTH, encoded by the coding sequence ATGTCTGAATCCGATAGAACAGGAAATAGTCGAATAGTTAACAACGCCAAACGATCGGTTATGAAGAGGTTGGTCGTTTTAGGAGCAATTTTGGCAGTAACTTTGAGTCTAAGCATATGGTTGTTACCTGTAGAATACTTGATCTATTTTCAAAGTTTGCAGGTGGGTATTGCAGGATACCTTGTTATAGAAATAATAGCCAATACGGCGTTTCGACTAGTGATTACGGCTCAGCAATCTGACCAGACAGCCAATTCATTGAGGAGCCTCATAAGGATTCTCGGAGGAATCGTGGTTGCTGCCATCGTGTTATCATTTCTAAGTCAAAACGCTGCAGTAGCAGCATCTATCGGCACCTTATCTGCACTTGTAATCGGCTTTGCTTCGCAGAATCTTTTGGGAAATATGATAGCAGACATGTATCTATCATTGACGAGACCCTTTAAGATAGACGATGTTATTACCGTATTTGGAAATAGTGGAAAGGTCCTTGACATAGGTCTGTTAAACTGTGAGCTATTGATGTCAAACGGCGATATTATGAGAGCACCCAGTTCATCATTATTGACATCTCCAGTAATAATAAGGAGTAAGAACACTCACTAG